A stretch of Campylobacter volucris DNA encodes these proteins:
- a CDS encoding glucosaminidase domain-containing protein has translation MKLIIIFLISCVFLKAEFVPGFDPSFYALDMDQKREVFIGKINTLLDESFKSIEEEQKFVDSFFNEALKSNFRNLNSNALARLNNLKEKYRIKNLYDIEEFKKRIQKVPKSLAIAQAIIESATGTSRFAKEANNLFGEWTWGDKGLVPKNREAGKTHKIRIFDTLQESVDSYVLNLNRHFAYEEFRTWRQGALEKNEKLDGKEAATHLEKYSEIKGKYTQLILSIIEKHQLDKLD, from the coding sequence TTGAAGTTAATTATAATTTTTCTCATTAGTTGTGTTTTTTTAAAAGCTGAATTTGTGCCAGGATTTGATCCTAGTTTTTACGCTTTAGATATGGATCAAAAACGAGAAGTTTTTATAGGAAAAATTAATACCTTGCTTGATGAATCTTTTAAAAGTATTGAAGAAGAGCAAAAATTTGTAGATAGTTTTTTTAATGAAGCTTTAAAATCTAATTTTAGAAATCTAAATTCTAATGCTTTAGCTAGACTAAACAATTTAAAAGAAAAATATCGCATTAAAAATTTATACGATATTGAAGAATTTAAAAAAAGAATTCAAAAAGTCCCAAAATCATTAGCCATAGCTCAAGCTATCATAGAAAGTGCGACTGGAACTAGTCGTTTTGCTAAAGAAGCAAATAATCTTTTTGGAGAATGGACTTGGGGGGATAAAGGTTTAGTGCCTAAAAACAGAGAAGCAGGAAAAACTCATAAAATTCGAATTTTTGATACTTTGCAAGAAAGTGTGGATTCTTATGTGTTAAATTTAAATCGTCATTTTGCTTATGAAGAATTTCGCACTTGGCGTCAAGGTGCTTTAGAAAAAAATGAGAAATTAGATGGTAAAGAAGCTGCAACGCATTTGGAAAAATATTCTGAAATTAAGGGTAAATATACACAATTAATTTTATCAATTATTGAAAAACATCAACTTGATAAATTAGACTAA
- the rpsJ gene encoding 30S ribosomal protein S10 has translation MERIRLKLKAYDHRVLDRTVAAIVEAVKRTGADIRGPVPMPTKIKRYTVLKSPHINKDSREQFEMRIHARMLDIVAATPDTVDSLTKLDLAPEVNVEVRAMGK, from the coding sequence ATGGAAAGAATCAGGCTTAAGCTAAAAGCTTATGACCACAGAGTTCTAGATCGCACAGTTGCAGCAATTGTAGAAGCTGTCAAAAGAACAGGTGCGGACATTAGAGGTCCAGTGCCAATGCCTACAAAAATAAAAAGATATACAGTTTTGAAATCTCCGCATATTAATAAAGATTCACGCGAACAATTTGAAATGAGAATTCATGCTCGTATGCTTGATATAGTAGCAGCTACTCCAGATACAGTAGATTCACTTACTAAGCTTGACTTGGCTCCAGAGGTCAATGTTGAAGTAAGAGCTATGGGTAAATAA
- a CDS encoding ATP-binding protein, translating to MKLLHYFYDNYPKIQHFNERKIQIQTNKNFILKGGFASGKKNLILNFLSFYKHEKILFIDCADLRFDKNSLLHLNSFLTYNPQIQFLALCNFYHDFDFNTLKHLNLQIIISTTNANLTIDSFEEIHLDFLDFEEFLSLNKKYSDIKTMVSYFLQTGRSILNQNQDIDFFYLKSFYTPLELNILKLIALNISSEFSINDLFKTLKNDIKISKDTLYKSISILEQNYTLYFVKNYEKNLKKVYFWDFSLKNLLSIQKDFKALFENLVLNELFKFKKEIYYTKNFDFYIPSIKYAFLCSPFKDKDLILLKVKKILNKNQLQLSSIYIITLSQYEEIFINGVRVLLLPFDEWALGI from the coding sequence ATGAAATTACTGCATTATTTTTATGATAATTATCCAAAAATTCAGCATTTTAACGAAAGAAAAATTCAAATTCAAACCAATAAAAATTTTATTTTAAAAGGCGGTTTTGCTAGTGGTAAAAAAAATTTAATCTTAAATTTTTTATCTTTTTATAAACACGAAAAAATACTTTTTATAGATTGTGCTGATTTAAGATTTGATAAAAATAGCTTATTGCATTTAAATTCATTTTTGACTTATAATCCTCAAATTCAATTTTTAGCTCTTTGCAATTTTTATCATGATTTTGATTTTAATACTTTAAAACATCTTAATTTACAAATCATCATAAGCACCACCAATGCAAATTTAACGATAGATTCTTTTGAAGAAATTCATTTAGATTTTTTAGATTTTGAAGAATTTTTAAGTTTAAATAAAAAATATAGCGACATAAAAACCATGGTGAGTTATTTTTTACAAACTGGAAGAAGTATTTTAAATCAAAATCAAGACATAGATTTTTTTTACCTAAAAAGTTTTTACACCCCATTAGAACTAAATATTTTAAAACTCATAGCCTTGAATATTTCTAGTGAATTTAGCATCAATGATTTGTTTAAAACTTTAAAAAATGATATCAAAATATCTAAAGATACTTTATATAAAAGCATATCAATACTAGAGCAAAATTACACTTTGTATTTTGTAAAAAATTATGAAAAAAATTTAAAAAAAGTATATTTTTGGGATTTTTCTTTAAAAAATTTATTAAGCATACAAAAAGATTTTAAGGCCTTGTTTGAAAATTTGGTATTGAATGAATTGTTTAAATTTAAAAAAGAAATTTATTACACAAAAAATTTTGATTTTTATATACCTTCAATAAAATACGCTTTTTTGTGCTCACCTTTCAAAGATAAAGATTTAATCTTACTAAAAGTTAAAAAAATACTCAACAAAAATCAACTCCAATTATCATCAATATACATCATAACTCTTTCTCAATATGAAGAAATTTTCATCAATGGGGTAAGAGTTTTATTATTACCATTTGATGAATGGGCTTTGGGAATTTAG